A single region of the Glycine max cultivar Williams 82 chromosome 20, Glycine_max_v4.0, whole genome shotgun sequence genome encodes:
- the LOC100786516 gene encoding protein FAR1-RELATED SEQUENCE 3 isoform X2 encodes MDVQVINVEVSGHQTKADDGDAEPSDGEVNNAENYGSHVEDEISEPHMGMEFGSEDVAKNFYNEYARHMGFSSKVGPYGRSKADGENMYREFVCGGEGLKKSPNESCNAMIRIELKGQNKWVVTKFVKEHSHYMVSSSKAHSRRPSKHFSSVGRTMPETYQGVGLVPSGVMYVSMDGNRVSNQNTRGVKNIHTAAAERSHLVKNSTLMNYSVRPCSQNKTLGRDAHNLLEYFKKMQAENPGFFYAIQLDEENRMSNVFWADARSRTAYSYYGDTVHLDTTYKVNQYRVPFAPFTGVNHHGQMVLFGCALILDDSEASFLWLLKTFLTAMNDRQPISITTDQDRAMQTAVSQVFPQARHCISKWQILREGQEKLAHVCLAHPNFQVELYNCINLTETIEEFESSWNFILNKYELRGNDWLQSLYNARAQWVPAYFRDSFFAAISPTQGFDGSFFDGYVNQQTTLPLFFRQYERALESWIEKEIEADFETVSTTPVLKTPSPMEKQAANLYTRKIFSKFQDELVETFVYTANRIEGDGPNSTFRVAKFEDDQKAYMVTLNHSELKANCSCQMFEYAGILCKHILTVFTVTNVLTLPPHYILKRWTRNAKNSAGLDEHTGESHAQESLTARYGNLCKEAIRYAEEGSVTVETYNAAISGLREGVKKVANVKKSVAKVTPPNNQASGTAYDDRKTTPTLDTTPLLWPWQDEITRRFNLNDAGGPVQSVADLNLPRMAPVSLHRDDGPSENVVLPCLKSMTWVMENRNSTPGNKVAVINLKLQDYSRAPSAESEVKFHLSRVTLEPMLKSMAYISEQLSTPANKVAVINLKLQDTETTSGESEVKFQVSRDTLGAMLRSMAYIREQLSHADDAQSEPLSKKHRK; translated from the exons atgGATGTTCAAGTGATAAATGTGGAAGTAAGTGGTCATCAAACTAAGGCAGATGATGGCGATGCAGAACCAAGTGACGGTGAAGTTAATAATGCTGAAAACTATGGATCTCATGTTGAGGATGAGATTTCTGAGCCACACATGGGTATGGAATTTGGCTCTGAAGATGTTGCTAAGaatttttataatgaatatGCTAGACACATGGGTTTTAGCTCTAAGGTTGGCCCATATGGTCGCTCTAAAGCTGATGGCGAAAATATGTATAGGGAGTTTGTGTGTGGTGGGGAAGGTTTGAAAAAAAGCCCAAATGAAAGTTGCAATGCAATGATTAGGATTGAGCTAAAGGGTCAAAATAAATGGGTTGTAACAAAATTTGTGAAGGAGCATAGTCATTACATGGTGAGTTCCAGTAAGGCACACAGTCGTCGGCCAAGTAAGCATTTTTCCAGTGTTGGAAGGACAATGCCTGAAACATATCAAGGAGTGGGTCTTGTTCCCAGTGGTGTCATGTATGTATCTATGGATGGGAATCGTGTTTCAAATCAGAATACTCGTGGGGTGAAGAATATTCATACTGCTGCTGCTGAACGCAGTCACTTAGTTAAAAATTCCACATTGATGAATTATTCTGTTAGGCCTTGTTCTCAAAACAAGACATTGGGGAGGGATGCTCATAATCTGCTGGAGTATTTTAAGAAGATGCAGGCTGAGAATCCTGGTTTCTTCTATGCGATACAACTTGATGAAGAGAATCGTATGTCTAATGTCTTTTGGGCAGATGCAAGATCAAGGACAGCATACAGTTATTACGGAGACACAGTTCATCTGGACACAACATACAAGGTAAATCAATATAGAGTGCCATTTGCTCCTTTTACTGGGGTAAATCATCATGGTCAAATGGTTTTGTTTGGTTGTGCACTCATTTTGGATGATTCTGAGGCATCTTTTCTGTGGCTCTTGAAGACATTTCTCACAGCAATGAATGATCGCCAGCCTATCTCTATAACTACTGATCAAGACAGAGCCATGCAGACAGCAGTTTCTCAAGTTTTCCCACAAGCTCGCCATTGTATTAGCAAGTGGCAAATCTTGAGAGAAGGCCAAGAAAAGTTGGCCCATGTCTGTCTTGCACATCCAAATTTTCAGGTTGAACTTTATAATTGTATTAACTTGACAGAAACCATTGAGGAGTTTGAGTCATCTTGGAATTTTATCCTCAATAAATATGAACTCAGGGGAAATGATTGGCTTCAGTCATTGTATAATGCTCGTGCTCAATGGGTTCCGGCATACTTTCGTGATTCATTTTTTGCAGCAATATCTCCTACTCAAGGATTTGATGGTTCTTTTTTTGATGGTTATGTCAACCAACAGACGACGTTGCCATTGTTCTTCAGGCAGTATGAAAGAGCTTTAGAGAGCTGGATCGAAAAGGAAATAGAAGCTGATTTTGAGACAGTTAGCACAACACCAGTTTTGAAGACGCCTTCGCCAATGGAGAAACAGGCTGCTAATCTTtatacaagaaaaatattttcaaagtttcAAGATGAGCTTGTTGAAACTTTTGTTTATACTGCAAATAGAATTGAAGGAGATGGGCCAAATAGCACATTTAGAGTTGCAAAATTTGAGGATGACCAAAAGGCATACATGGTTACATTAAACCATTCTGAGTTGAAAGCTAACTGTAGTTGCCAAATGTTTGAGTATGCAGGCATTCTTTGCAAGCATATTTTAACAGTTTTCACTGTGACAAATGTACTTACATTACCACCCCATTACATCTTAAAACGGTGGACACGGAATGCCAAAAACAGTGCTGGATTGGATGAACATACTGGTGAATCACATGCACAGGAGTCTTTGACAGCAAGGTATGGCAATCTTTGTAAGGAAGCCATCAGATATGCTGAGGAAGGGTCAGTAACTGTGGAAACTTATAATGCTGCAATAAGTGGTCTTAGAGAAGGTGTAAAAAAGGTTGCTAATGTGAAAAAAAGTGTTGCCAAAGTTACGCCTCCTAATAATCAGGCCAGTGGGACTGCATATGATGACAGGAAAACTACTCCAACTTTGGATACAACTCCTCTTTTATGGCCTTGGCAAGATGAAATAACAAGAAGGTTTAATCTTAATGATGCTGGTGGTCCTGTTCAATCAGTTGCTGATCTAAACTTGCCACGGATGGCCCCAGTCTCTCTTCATCGAGATGATGGTCCATCTGAAAAC GTAGTTCTTCCATGCCTAAAATCAATGACATGGGTAATGGAGAACAGGAACTCAACTCCAGGGAATAAAGTAGCTGTTATCAATCTGAAG TTGCAAGATTATAGCAGGGCTCCATCTGCAGAATCTGAGGTTAAGTTTCATCTCTCCAGAGTTACTTTAGAACCAATGTTGAAGTCTATGGCTTACATCAGCGAACAGCTGTCAACACCAGCTAATAAGGTTGCTGTAATAAATCTCAAG
- the LOC100786516 gene encoding protein FAR1-RELATED SEQUENCE 3 isoform X1, translated as MDVQVINVEVSGHQTKADDGDAEPSDGEVNNAENYGSHVEDEISEPHMGMEFGSEDVAKNFYNEYARHMGFSSKVGPYGRSKADGENMYREFVCGGEGLKKSPNESCNAMIRIELKGQNKWVVTKFVKEHSHYMVSSSKAHSRRPSKHFSSVGRTMPETYQGVGLVPSGVMYVSMDGNRVSNQNTRGVKNIHTAAAERSHLVKNSTLMNYSVRPCSQNKTLGRDAHNLLEYFKKMQAENPGFFYAIQLDEENRMSNVFWADARSRTAYSYYGDTVHLDTTYKVNQYRVPFAPFTGVNHHGQMVLFGCALILDDSEASFLWLLKTFLTAMNDRQPISITTDQDRAMQTAVSQVFPQARHCISKWQILREGQEKLAHVCLAHPNFQVELYNCINLTETIEEFESSWNFILNKYELRGNDWLQSLYNARAQWVPAYFRDSFFAAISPTQGFDGSFFDGYVNQQTTLPLFFRQYERALESWIEKEIEADFETVSTTPVLKTPSPMEKQAANLYTRKIFSKFQDELVETFVYTANRIEGDGPNSTFRVAKFEDDQKAYMVTLNHSELKANCSCQMFEYAGILCKHILTVFTVTNVLTLPPHYILKRWTRNAKNSAGLDEHTGESHAQESLTARYGNLCKEAIRYAEEGSVTVETYNAAISGLREGVKKVANVKKSVAKVTPPNNQASGTAYDDRKTTPTLDTTPLLWPWQDEITRRFNLNDAGGPVQSVADLNLPRMAPVSLHRDDGPSENVVVLPCLKSMTWVMENRNSTPGNKVAVINLKLQDYSRAPSAESEVKFHLSRVTLEPMLKSMAYISEQLSTPANKVAVINLKLQDTETTSGESEVKFQVSRDTLGAMLRSMAYIREQLSHADDAQSEPLSKKHRK; from the exons atgGATGTTCAAGTGATAAATGTGGAAGTAAGTGGTCATCAAACTAAGGCAGATGATGGCGATGCAGAACCAAGTGACGGTGAAGTTAATAATGCTGAAAACTATGGATCTCATGTTGAGGATGAGATTTCTGAGCCACACATGGGTATGGAATTTGGCTCTGAAGATGTTGCTAAGaatttttataatgaatatGCTAGACACATGGGTTTTAGCTCTAAGGTTGGCCCATATGGTCGCTCTAAAGCTGATGGCGAAAATATGTATAGGGAGTTTGTGTGTGGTGGGGAAGGTTTGAAAAAAAGCCCAAATGAAAGTTGCAATGCAATGATTAGGATTGAGCTAAAGGGTCAAAATAAATGGGTTGTAACAAAATTTGTGAAGGAGCATAGTCATTACATGGTGAGTTCCAGTAAGGCACACAGTCGTCGGCCAAGTAAGCATTTTTCCAGTGTTGGAAGGACAATGCCTGAAACATATCAAGGAGTGGGTCTTGTTCCCAGTGGTGTCATGTATGTATCTATGGATGGGAATCGTGTTTCAAATCAGAATACTCGTGGGGTGAAGAATATTCATACTGCTGCTGCTGAACGCAGTCACTTAGTTAAAAATTCCACATTGATGAATTATTCTGTTAGGCCTTGTTCTCAAAACAAGACATTGGGGAGGGATGCTCATAATCTGCTGGAGTATTTTAAGAAGATGCAGGCTGAGAATCCTGGTTTCTTCTATGCGATACAACTTGATGAAGAGAATCGTATGTCTAATGTCTTTTGGGCAGATGCAAGATCAAGGACAGCATACAGTTATTACGGAGACACAGTTCATCTGGACACAACATACAAGGTAAATCAATATAGAGTGCCATTTGCTCCTTTTACTGGGGTAAATCATCATGGTCAAATGGTTTTGTTTGGTTGTGCACTCATTTTGGATGATTCTGAGGCATCTTTTCTGTGGCTCTTGAAGACATTTCTCACAGCAATGAATGATCGCCAGCCTATCTCTATAACTACTGATCAAGACAGAGCCATGCAGACAGCAGTTTCTCAAGTTTTCCCACAAGCTCGCCATTGTATTAGCAAGTGGCAAATCTTGAGAGAAGGCCAAGAAAAGTTGGCCCATGTCTGTCTTGCACATCCAAATTTTCAGGTTGAACTTTATAATTGTATTAACTTGACAGAAACCATTGAGGAGTTTGAGTCATCTTGGAATTTTATCCTCAATAAATATGAACTCAGGGGAAATGATTGGCTTCAGTCATTGTATAATGCTCGTGCTCAATGGGTTCCGGCATACTTTCGTGATTCATTTTTTGCAGCAATATCTCCTACTCAAGGATTTGATGGTTCTTTTTTTGATGGTTATGTCAACCAACAGACGACGTTGCCATTGTTCTTCAGGCAGTATGAAAGAGCTTTAGAGAGCTGGATCGAAAAGGAAATAGAAGCTGATTTTGAGACAGTTAGCACAACACCAGTTTTGAAGACGCCTTCGCCAATGGAGAAACAGGCTGCTAATCTTtatacaagaaaaatattttcaaagtttcAAGATGAGCTTGTTGAAACTTTTGTTTATACTGCAAATAGAATTGAAGGAGATGGGCCAAATAGCACATTTAGAGTTGCAAAATTTGAGGATGACCAAAAGGCATACATGGTTACATTAAACCATTCTGAGTTGAAAGCTAACTGTAGTTGCCAAATGTTTGAGTATGCAGGCATTCTTTGCAAGCATATTTTAACAGTTTTCACTGTGACAAATGTACTTACATTACCACCCCATTACATCTTAAAACGGTGGACACGGAATGCCAAAAACAGTGCTGGATTGGATGAACATACTGGTGAATCACATGCACAGGAGTCTTTGACAGCAAGGTATGGCAATCTTTGTAAGGAAGCCATCAGATATGCTGAGGAAGGGTCAGTAACTGTGGAAACTTATAATGCTGCAATAAGTGGTCTTAGAGAAGGTGTAAAAAAGGTTGCTAATGTGAAAAAAAGTGTTGCCAAAGTTACGCCTCCTAATAATCAGGCCAGTGGGACTGCATATGATGACAGGAAAACTACTCCAACTTTGGATACAACTCCTCTTTTATGGCCTTGGCAAGATGAAATAACAAGAAGGTTTAATCTTAATGATGCTGGTGGTCCTGTTCAATCAGTTGCTGATCTAAACTTGCCACGGATGGCCCCAGTCTCTCTTCATCGAGATGATGGTCCATCTGAAAACGTG GTAGTTCTTCCATGCCTAAAATCAATGACATGGGTAATGGAGAACAGGAACTCAACTCCAGGGAATAAAGTAGCTGTTATCAATCTGAAG TTGCAAGATTATAGCAGGGCTCCATCTGCAGAATCTGAGGTTAAGTTTCATCTCTCCAGAGTTACTTTAGAACCAATGTTGAAGTCTATGGCTTACATCAGCGAACAGCTGTCAACACCAGCTAATAAGGTTGCTGTAATAAATCTCAAG